In a genomic window of Glycine max cultivar Williams 82 chromosome 13, Glycine_max_v4.0, whole genome shotgun sequence:
- the LOC100793953 gene encoding FCS-Like Zinc finger 10: protein MADSSSNFSLPCDALSLRQKSFSIFHTGGSRLGVGAKGLPDSESVWSPTSPLDCRLFSNLSNPFSAKSSRPSFQTGHKKQFDGSKVGLGIISSLANETKLNNDILAKFKRKGIIFGPQVKTGILKFSNNNQESLVPYLKSNSLPKNYVISLPSETTIPKSELENFDDVSGKKDDYWECEAFKSTITSLPDSFSPSSLINSTQNSNLGINELGVGNNASVLMSLPQVTSKVSQVGNSLKIKSNSLPISIDFSKGCIGSLSAREIELSEDYTCIISHGPNPKRTHIFGDCILECHNHDFTEFSKKEEPAFSYSQVPSFSDGSAPYPSDNVLSFCYSCNKKLVKEEDIYRYRGEKAFCSFECGSEEILTGEELEKTCTNSAESSPDSSYHDLFLTGLLLSK, encoded by the exons ATGGCTGATTCTTCTTCCAATTTCTCTTTACCTTGTGATGCATTAAGCCTAAGACAAAAGAGTTTCTCAATTTTCCATACCGGTGGTTCTAGGTTGGGGGTTGGTGCTAAAGGTTTGCCAGATTCTGAATCTGTTTGGAGCCCTACATCTCCTCTGGATTGCAGACTCTTCTCAAATCTTAGCAACCCGTTTAGTGCCAAGTCTTCTAGGCCATCATTTCAAACTGGGCATAAGAAGCAGTTTGATGGCAGTAAAGTAGGCCTTGGCATCATAAGTTCCCTTGCTAATGAAACCAAACTTAACAATGACATCCTTGCTAAATTTAAGAGGAAAGGCATAATTTTTGGACCACAGGTGAAAACTGGCATCCTTAAATTCTCAAACAACAACCAGGAATCCCTTGTGCCTTATTTGAAATCTAATTCCTTGCCAAAAAACTATGTAATTTCACTTCCTTCTGAAACCACAATTCCCAAATCTGAACTGGAAAACTTTGATGATGTCTCTGGAAAGAAAGATGACTATTGGGAATGCGAAGCTTTCAAAAGTACCATAACTTCTTTGCCTGATTCCTTTAGCCCTTCCTCATTGATCAACTCAACTCAAAACTCCAATTTGGGAATCAATGAATTAGgtgttggaaataatgcatCTGTATTAATGAGTTTGCCTCAAGTGACAAGCAAAGTTTCACAGGTAGGTAattctttgaaaattaaatcaaattcacTTCCAATATCCATTGATTTTAGCAAAGGGTGTATAGGCTCACTCTCTGCGAGAGAGATAGAGCTTTCTGAGGATTATACCTGTATAATTTCTCATGGTCCAAACCCTAAGAGAACACACATTTTTGGTGACTGCATTTTGGAATGTCACAACCATGACTTCACTGAGTTCAGCAAGAAGGAAGAACCTGCTTTCAGCTATTCTCAAGTTCCTTCATTTTCAGATGGATCAGCCCCTTATCCTTCTGACAATGTTTTGAGCTTTTGTTACTCATGTAATAAGAAATTAGTGAAGGAGGAAGACATTTATAGATACAG AGGTGAGAAAGCATTTTGCAGTTTTGAATGTGGATCAGAGGAAATTTTGACAGGGGAGGAATTGGAGAAAACTTGTACTAACTCAGCAGAGAGCTCTCCTGACTCAAGTTACCATGATCTCTTCCTCACGGGTCTGCTTTTGTCCAAATAA